From the genome of Verrucomicrobiaceae bacterium, one region includes:
- a CDS encoding metallophosphoesterase family protein — protein MTDRSYKDAIMRQSSRTIDEAQSEAVKAPMRLHILSDLHQEFGEVPVPRVDCDCVVLAGDVSTKTNGLKWILRTFTDVPVIYLCGNHEFYGENYPSLIDKLREMARGTNVHVLENESVTIAGVRIFGCTLWTDMALMGDWQLGCLAAGAVMNDYKRVRNSAKGYKRLSPKDTRQAHLASVQAMTAFFEAGDSRSSVIVTHHAPSMLSLPDRRRTEEISCAYASHLEPLIMQYQPQLWIHGHIHHSNDYRIGETRVLANPRAYPERPNPGFMPGLVTEVSL, from the coding sequence ATGACAGATCGAAGTTACAAGGACGCCATCATGCGTCAATCTTCACGCACTATTGACGAAGCACAAAGCGAAGCCGTAAAAGCCCCCATGCGCCTCCACATCCTCAGCGATCTGCATCAAGAATTCGGCGAGGTGCCGGTTCCGAGGGTGGACTGTGACTGCGTGGTGCTCGCGGGCGATGTCTCGACGAAGACGAACGGCCTGAAGTGGATTCTGCGCACCTTCACCGACGTGCCTGTCATCTACCTTTGCGGCAACCACGAGTTCTACGGCGAAAACTACCCCTCACTGATCGACAAGCTCCGCGAAATGGCCCGAGGCACCAATGTCCACGTGCTCGAAAACGAATCCGTCACCATCGCCGGAGTGCGCATCTTTGGCTGCACGCTCTGGACTGACATGGCACTCATGGGTGATTGGCAGCTCGGCTGCCTCGCCGCCGGAGCTGTCATGAACGACTACAAACGCGTCCGCAACTCCGCCAAAGGCTACAAACGCCTCTCGCCGAAAGACACGCGGCAGGCTCACCTCGCCTCTGTGCAGGCTATGACGGCCTTCTTTGAAGCTGGAGACTCTCGCAGCAGCGTCATCGTCACGCATCATGCCCCGTCCATGCTCTCCTTGCCGGATCGTCGCCGGACGGAAGAGATCAGTTGCGCCTACGCCTCCCACCTGGAGCCGCTCATCATGCAGTACCAGCCGCAGCTCTGGATTCACGGCCACATCCATCACTCCAACGACTATCGCATCGGCGAAACACGCGTACTGGCGAATCCCCGCGCTTATCCCGAGCGGCCAAACCCCGGCTTTATGCCTGGTTTGGTCACCGAAGTGAGCCTGTAA